The Terriglobales bacterium genomic sequence GCGCGCCTATCGCTGGTTTGCCGCGCGTCGGCATCGCTTTTCCGCCGCCTGCGCCATTCATCCCACGCCACCCGCCGAGGCCAAGCGCCCCGCCGCCTGACTCCTGTTATCTCCTTACATTACATTCCGAGCCGAAGGCGAGGAATCCCTACCTGCCCATCACAATCCCTGAGGGTAGGGCTCCCTCGCTGCGCTCGGGATATTGAGAATCGAACCAGACGGCCGATTCCTGTGGCGGTCCGTCATCCCATGCAGTAAAAACTCTGCATGCCCCACGGCGGCGAATCTCTCCTGCTGGAGCTCTTCCTCATCTTCGTCTCGGCGAAGCTGCTGGGGGAGATCTTCGAGCGTCTCTCGCTCCCCGCCGTACTGGGAGAGATGCTGGCCGGAGTGCTGCTCGGCCCGGGTCTGCTGAAGGTCGTGAGCCCCAGCGAGACCACGGTCTCCCTGGCCGCGCTGGGCGCGATTTTTCTGCTCTTCACCGTCGGCCTGGAAATCCATCCCAAGGAGCTGACCGGCGTGGGACGGACAGCGCTGGCCGTGGCCGCAGCGGGCGTGACCGTCCCCTTCGTGCTTGGCTTCGGATTCATGAGCCTGCGCGGCTCCTCCAGCCCGGAAGCGCTGTTCGTAGCTGCGGCCATGGTGGCCACCAGCGTGGGCATCACCGCGCGCGTGCTGCGCGACTTGCAGGCGTTGGAGACGCGCGCCGCCCGCGTCATCCTGGGTGCCGCCGTCTTTGATGACATCCTGGGAATGCTGGCGCTGGCGGTGGTCGTGAGCCGCGCCCAGGCCGGCCCGGGCCAGTGGGTACAACTGGGCGCGCTGGCGGCGGTGTCCCTGGCCTTCGCCCTGTTCATGCTCTTTGTGGCGCCGCGCGTGGTCCGCCGCATGCAGCCGCGGGTGGAAGGCCTGTCGCTGCGCGACGCACCGCTCATCGTCGCCCTCGGCCTTTGCCTGGGCCTCTCGGCGGCGGCGGAGGAGATCGGCATGGCGGCCATCATCGGCGCCTTCTTCGCCGGCCTGGCCTTCGCCGAGCTCTCCCCGGAATGGAACCTGCAGCCGCGCGCCAACGCCCTCAACGAATTCCTGGCGCCCTTCTTCTTCTTCACCCTGGGAGCGCAACTCGACCTGCACGTCTTCTCCGGCCGCGTGCTGGTCACGGCCGTGGTCCTCTCGCTGCTGGCCATCGCCGCCAAGGTGGTGGGATGCGGCCTTCCCGTCCTCGGCCAGGGACGCAGCGAAGCCCTGCGCGTAGGCGTGGGCATGACCCCGCGCGGCGAGGTGGGAATGATCGTCGCCGCCGTCGGCCTCAGCCTGAAAACCATCTCTCAGGAAGCCTATGCAGTGGTGCTGTTTATGACCGCCGTCACCACGCTGGTGGCGCCGCCCTGGCTCCGCTACCTCTTTCGGAAGGACGCGCGCGCCGGGTAGCGCCGACATCCTGCCGGCCATGCACCCACATCAGATGCGGAGGTGAGGGTCGCGTTCCTAGGTCTTGCTAATGCGTCGACCGGCTGCACGCTTCTTGACAGGCCCGCGTCCACCAGGTTTCTTCGCGGCGCGCTTTTTCGCTGCCGTCATTCTTCCGCCTCTGCTTTTCTTTGCCATTTTGAAATCCTCTCCTTGATCTCTCGTAGCGTTTCACTTGGTGCAGTTGGATGTCAAGCGGAACGCCTAGCGCTGGCGCGCAGCGTATAATCTCGGGCTTCAATCCCAGGAGACGGAGATGCCGGGAATAGAAGGCCGGATAGCGCTGGTGACGGGAGCCTCGCAGGGCATAGGGCGGGCCTGCGCGCTGGAGCTTGCCCGCAGCGGCGCGGCTGTTGCCGCTGCCGCCCGCAGCCGCGACAAGCTCGACGCCCTGGTGGCTGAGATCACCGCCGCCGGCGGCAAGGCTGCCGCCTTTCCCATGGACGTCGCCAAGGAAGATGACATCAAGGCCGGCGTGAAGGCGGCCATCGCGCACTTCGGCAAGCTCGACATCCTGGTGAACAACGCCGGCATCACCCGCGACCAACTGGTGATGCGCATGAAGCGCGCCGACTGGGACGACGTCCTCTCCACCAACCTCACCGCCGCCTTCCTGTGCACGCGCGAGGTGATGGGCCCCATGCTCAAGCAGCGCTGGGGACGCATCATCAACATCACCAGCATCTTCGGACAGATGGGCCAGGCGGGACAGGCGAACTACGCCGCCTCGAAGGCCGGCCTCGTCGGGCTGACCATGGCCGTGGCGCGCGAGGTGGCCTCGCGCAACATCACCGTCAACGCCGTGGCCCCGGGCTACATCGAGACCGCCATGACCGCCGGCCTCTCCGCGGAATTGAAGGAGACGGTGCTGAAGATGATCCCGCTGGGCCGCGCCGGCTCGGACTCGGACGTCGCCCACGCCGTCCGCTTCCTGGCCTCAGAAGAGGCGAGCTATATCACCGGACACGTGCTCAACGTGAACGGTGGCATGTTGATGGGCTAGGCCACTTCCTGCTTTCTCTGCGAACTCCGCGCATTCTCAGCCAACTCTGCGGTTAGAAGCTCGACAGCGGAGTGATCCCCTTCCCCTCCACGCATTCATAGGCGCGACCCGCCGTCAGGTTCTTGTGCTCCTCGACGCGGCCGCTCGGCCACTGGAGCACCGCGCGCTCGATGCGGTCGCGCTTCCCCAGCCCGAAGGTTACGGGCAGCTCCGACTGCGAGAGGTAGCTGGACCCGCCCTTCACCAGGCGGGACTGGCTGGCGCCCGCATAGAAGATGCGGACCACGGCGCCGATGGCGTCGCGGTTCGACTGCGTGCCGGTCAAGCGGAAGCGGATGCTGCGGTTCCCGGCGAGCTGGTCGTTGCGGTAGAGGAAGGCGGGGCCGCTGTTGGTGGTGAGCAGTAGGTCCACATCGCCGTCGCGGTCGAAATCGCCGCAGGCCAGGCCGCGGCCGACTTTGGGCTGGCTGAAGCCGCCACCGGCTTCCCCGGCCACGTCGCGGAATTTCCCCGCGCCGCCGTTCAGGAAGAGCTGCGGCGGCTGGGCATAGCCCACGTTGCCGCGGATGCTGCGCACCGTCTCGTCAATGTGGCCGTTGGCCACCGCCAGGTCCAGCCAGCCGTCCAGGTCGGCGTCGAAGAACATGCAGCCAAAGCCCAGCGTGGTCTTGGACGCCGTCCCGATTCCGGCGGGCGTCGCCACGTCCTCATAGGCGCCGTTGCGAAAGAAGCGGTACAGCCCGATCATCTCGTTGTCGAAGTTGGTGATGGCCACCCCCGGGACGCCCGAGTTGTCGAAATCGGCGGCGTCCACTCCCATGCCAGCGCGCGCTTTTCCCTCGGCGCTGAAGGCGACTCCTTCTTCGACGGCCACGTCCTTGAATGTCCCGTTGCGCTGGTTGCGATAGAGCTTGTTGGGCTGGGTGTCGTTGGCCACCAGCAGGTCGGGCCAGCCCTCGGTTCCGGGAAGCATCGCCACCCCCAGCGACTTCGAGCTGGTGTCGAAGATGCCGCTCTTGGCGGTGACGTCCTCGAAGGTCCCGTTGCCGCGATTGCGGAAGAGCCAACAGGTTTCGCCGCGGTAGGCCTCGGGCGTGCAATAGGACTTGTGCTTGCCGTCTAGGCTGCAAAAGACGTCGTGCTCCGGCGACCACTTCACGTAGTTGCACACGAACAGGTCGAGCAGGCCGTCGCGGTCGTAGTCCAGCCACAGCGCCGAGGTGCTGAAGCCCGCGCGGCCCTCGAGCCCGGCGGCGCGCGTCACGTCCACGAACGTTCCCTTCCCAGTATTCCTGAACAATCGGTTCTGCCCCAGGCAGGTGATCAGCAGGTCGGGGAAGCCGTCGTTGTTGTAGTCGCCCACCGCAACGCCCATGCCGTACATCTCGACGTCGAGGCCGGCGCGGCGGGTGACGTCGGTGAACGTTCCGTTGCGGTTGTTGCGATAGAGACGCAATGTGCTGCGCTGGCGCTCGTGCCCTGCCCAGTCCATGCCGTTGATGAGCAGGATGTCCTGCCAGCCGTCGCCGTCGTAGTCGAGGAAGGCGCAACCCGAGCCCAGTGTCTCGGGCAGCAGCTTGCCGCCATAGGCGCCGCTATTGTGGCGGAACTGGATGCCGGCCTTGGCCGTCACATCCACCAGGCGGAAACCGAGCCCCGGCGCCTGCGGAGCGGGCGCCGCCAGCA encodes the following:
- a CDS encoding CRTAC1 family protein is translated as MNRRSFLSGLAVLAAASQVGLEELLAAPAPQAPGLGFRLVDVTAKAGIQFRHNSGAYGGKLLPETLGSGCAFLDYDGDGWQDILLINGMDWAGHERQRSTLRLYRNNRNGTFTDVTRRAGLDVEMYGMGVAVGDYNNDGFPDLLITCLGQNRLFRNTGKGTFVDVTRAAGLEGRAGFSTSALWLDYDRDGLLDLFVCNYVKWSPEHDVFCSLDGKHKSYCTPEAYRGETCWLFRNRGNGTFEDVTAKSGIFDTSSKSLGVAMLPGTEGWPDLLVANDTQPNKLYRNQRNGTFKDVAVEEGVAFSAEGKARAGMGVDAADFDNSGVPGVAITNFDNEMIGLYRFFRNGAYEDVATPAGIGTASKTTLGFGCMFFDADLDGWLDLAVANGHIDETVRSIRGNVGYAQPPQLFLNGGAGKFRDVAGEAGGGFSQPKVGRGLACGDFDRDGDVDLLLTTNSGPAFLYRNDQLAGNRSIRFRLTGTQSNRDAIGAVVRIFYAGASQSRLVKGGSSYLSQSELPVTFGLGKRDRIERAVLQWPSGRVEEHKNLTAGRAYECVEGKGITPLSSF
- the fabG gene encoding 3-oxoacyl-[acyl-carrier-protein] reductase — encoded protein: MPGIEGRIALVTGASQGIGRACALELARSGAAVAAAARSRDKLDALVAEITAAGGKAAAFPMDVAKEDDIKAGVKAAIAHFGKLDILVNNAGITRDQLVMRMKRADWDDVLSTNLTAAFLCTREVMGPMLKQRWGRIINITSIFGQMGQAGQANYAASKAGLVGLTMAVAREVASRNITVNAVAPGYIETAMTAGLSAELKETVLKMIPLGRAGSDSDVAHAVRFLASEEASYITGHVLNVNGGMLMG
- a CDS encoding cation:proton antiporter, translating into MPHGGESLLLELFLIFVSAKLLGEIFERLSLPAVLGEMLAGVLLGPGLLKVVSPSETTVSLAALGAIFLLFTVGLEIHPKELTGVGRTALAVAAAGVTVPFVLGFGFMSLRGSSSPEALFVAAAMVATSVGITARVLRDLQALETRAARVILGAAVFDDILGMLALAVVVSRAQAGPGQWVQLGALAAVSLAFALFMLFVAPRVVRRMQPRVEGLSLRDAPLIVALGLCLGLSAAAEEIGMAAIIGAFFAGLAFAELSPEWNLQPRANALNEFLAPFFFFTLGAQLDLHVFSGRVLVTAVVLSLLAIAAKVVGCGLPVLGQGRSEALRVGVGMTPRGEVGMIVAAVGLSLKTISQEAYAVVLFMTAVTTLVAPPWLRYLFRKDARAG